Proteins encoded within one genomic window of Methanobacterium sp. Maddingley MBC34:
- a CDS encoding ABC-type antimicrobial peptide transport system, ATPase component (PFAM: ABC transporter), producing the protein MVLRRFLTLSKEILELKAVSKSYPEVKGREILALDNISLKLNSKNLSMVIGPMGSGKSTLLRIAGLLESPSSGSVIFANEDFTNPTPQERVNLIRNEMGFVPPYPSLLPYLTILENVMLPMIKNNKSMAVEMLKNLGVESMRLYPNQISIEEEQKASIARALINNPQIILVDEPTSSLSQSSTINIMEILKNLKKEHTVLTFTDDRELFKYSDVVYKLNKGVLE; encoded by the coding sequence ATGGTTTTAAGGAGGTTTTTAACCCTGTCTAAAGAAATTTTAGAATTGAAAGCAGTGAGTAAGTCATATCCAGAGGTGAAAGGTAGAGAAATTCTGGCTCTTGACAATATATCCCTGAAACTCAATTCAAAGAATTTATCCATGGTGATAGGCCCTATGGGTTCTGGAAAATCAACTCTCTTACGCATAGCAGGGCTTTTGGAGAGCCCTAGCTCAGGATCCGTGATCTTTGCCAATGAAGACTTTACAAATCCCACCCCTCAAGAACGAGTAAATTTAATACGCAATGAAATGGGTTTCGTTCCGCCTTATCCCAGCCTTTTACCTTATTTAACCATATTAGAGAATGTAATGTTACCTATGATCAAAAATAATAAGAGCATGGCTGTGGAAATGCTCAAAAATCTGGGAGTAGAGAGTATGAGGTTGTATCCCAACCAAATATCTATAGAAGAAGAGCAAAAAGCGAGTATAGCTCGGGCCTTAATTAATAACCCCCAGATCATATTAGTTGATGAACCCACCTCTTCACTATCTCAATCCAGCACAATAAACATAATGGAAATTTTAAAAAATCTAAAAAAGGAACATACAGTTTTAACGTTCACTGACGATAGAGAACTTTTTAAATACTCTGATGTAGTTTATAAGTTAAATAAAGGAGTGTTAGAGTAG
- a CDS encoding ABC-type transport system, involved in lipoprotein release, permease component (PFAM: Predicted permease), producing MSIYILALKNLRRNRMRNFSTITGVTVGVLVLLILVGSGLGVTSFLDRLESVNNVNQSSGDSSSINITQYISSTLGINLEQNQAANVIINLIQSLILFADGIASLALVIGVIGVYTAMFFNELERRRDVGLFKIMGFSEKQILLTFALEGTILGLISSAVGVILGSLGLFLLTQIFGSNLGLLLPGWLILMTITLTTGLSFILSLYPSFIASKNGFKEVFNPV from the coding sequence ATGAGTATTTACATATTAGCCCTAAAAAATTTGCGTAGAAACCGCATGCGCAATTTTTCTACAATTACAGGTGTTACTGTAGGGGTTCTGGTTCTTCTAATTTTAGTGGGATCTGGTTTGGGCGTTACCAGTTTTTTAGATAGACTGGAAAGTGTAAACAATGTAAACCAATCATCGGGTGACTCTTCAAGTATTAATATTACCCAGTATATCAGTTCCACCTTAGGAATAAATCTAGAACAAAATCAGGCTGCAAATGTTATAATAAATTTAATTCAAAGCTTAATTTTATTCGCAGATGGAATAGCTAGTTTAGCTCTGGTGATTGGTGTGATAGGCGTGTATACCGCTATGTTCTTCAATGAATTGGAGCGTAGACGGGATGTGGGTCTTTTTAAAATAATGGGATTTTCTGAGAAACAAATTTTATTGACTTTCGCTCTGGAAGGAACCATTCTGGGACTGATTTCATCTGCAGTTGGGGTGATTCTAGGTAGCTTAGGATTATTTTTATTAACCCAGATCTTTGGCAGTAACTTAGGATTGTTGCTACCCGGATGGTTAATACTCATGACCATTACACTTACAACAGGACTTAGCTTCATTTTAAGTTTATATCCATCGTTTATAGCCTCTAAAAATGGTTTTAAGGAGGTTTTTAACCCTGTCTAA